Proteins found in one Gardnerella vaginalis ATCC 14018 = JCM 11026 genomic segment:
- the ppgK gene encoding polyphosphate--glucose phosphotransferase produces the protein MIDTAQAFGVDIGGSGIKAAPVNLEKGEFAEPRYKILTPAVSTPQAVADIVRQQLEHFDVPADVPVGIAFPAPIKPGKKLEFMANLDQSWIGVDVTEVFSEACGRPVTVVNDADAAGLAEQHFGAAKDKDGLVIATTLGTGIGTALIYNGTLIPNTELGHIQLEKGKGDAEKYAASSVREKLDMGYKKWAKRLTKYYGLMEKYFNPDLFVVGGGVSRVSEKFLPHIDIKTPIVVASLHNEAGIIGAAYYAMQQRNN, from the coding sequence ATGATTGACACTGCACAAGCATTTGGCGTAGATATTGGTGGCTCTGGTATTAAGGCTGCACCAGTTAATTTGGAAAAAGGCGAGTTTGCAGAACCGCGATATAAGATTCTCACTCCAGCGGTTTCCACACCTCAAGCTGTTGCAGATATTGTTCGTCAGCAACTTGAGCATTTTGATGTTCCTGCAGATGTTCCTGTTGGAATCGCTTTTCCAGCTCCTATTAAGCCTGGAAAGAAGCTTGAGTTTATGGCGAATCTCGATCAATCTTGGATTGGTGTGGATGTTACAGAAGTGTTCAGCGAAGCTTGCGGTCGTCCTGTTACTGTAGTGAATGATGCTGATGCTGCTGGTCTTGCTGAGCAACACTTTGGTGCTGCAAAAGATAAAGATGGCTTGGTTATCGCTACTACGCTAGGCACTGGAATTGGCACAGCATTGATTTATAACGGTACTCTTATTCCTAATACAGAGCTCGGTCATATTCAGCTTGAAAAGGGTAAGGGAGATGCGGAAAAGTATGCTGCTTCTTCTGTTCGCGAAAAGTTAGACATGGGTTATAAAAAGTGGGCTAAGCGTCTTACTAAGTATTATGGTTTGATGGAAAAGTACTTTAACCCAGACTTGTTCGTTGTTGGAGGCGGTGTTAGCCGTGTTAGCGAGAAGTTCTTGCCTCATATCGATATTAAGACGCCTATTGTAGTTGCGTCTTTGCATAATGAAGCCGGCATTATCGGTGCAGCTTATTATGCAATGCAGCAAAGAAACAATTAA
- a CDS encoding pyridoxal phosphate-dependent aminotransferase, whose amino-acid sequence MRFSSRVDVSEPNPIILTQRVAISKGIKLTKLNDSNPTVHGLSPECLNAKYTADPRGPVEVRRILANFINHRDNRVDQNIVNKKGSSAKVLNPDNLYVLSSTSQAYEWLMMLMCDCGDSVLAPTPGYPLIESIARLQGVKSIPYPLVYDGSWTIDIPRVKELLENTDNRIRALVLINPNNPTGSYIKPQERDALLQLCNKNNVAIIADEVFYDYCLEPFDGNCRLAGEESTLVFALDGFSKMLAAPHAKVGWIEVSGPSQDVQDAMKRLDVIADDFLPIGATVSERIPELLQCAKEQTDLVQNRVRSNLKTLRKMLANYPNCCVSALRAEGGWNILIRVPSCLDDDDLALRLMQDYHLVSQPGYYFDMPNNGYLALSLLPEEKQFVYGVKALLDTVHTMLEELN is encoded by the coding sequence GTGCGATTTTCTTCTAGAGTTGATGTTAGTGAGCCAAATCCAATTATTCTGACTCAACGTGTTGCTATATCTAAAGGTATTAAACTTACAAAACTTAATGATTCAAATCCAACAGTACATGGTCTTTCTCCAGAGTGCTTAAATGCAAAATATACTGCGGATCCTAGAGGACCTGTCGAAGTTAGGCGCATTCTTGCTAACTTTATAAATCATAGAGATAATCGCGTAGATCAAAATATTGTAAATAAGAAGGGTAGTTCAGCTAAGGTTCTTAATCCAGATAATCTATACGTATTATCATCAACTTCTCAAGCATACGAATGGTTAATGATGCTAATGTGTGATTGCGGTGATTCTGTTTTAGCTCCGACTCCTGGATATCCTCTTATAGAATCGATTGCAAGACTACAAGGCGTAAAATCTATACCTTATCCGCTTGTTTATGATGGCTCTTGGACTATTGATATTCCTAGGGTTAAAGAACTTTTAGAGAATACGGATAATCGTATTCGTGCACTTGTTTTAATAAATCCAAATAATCCAACAGGATCTTATATAAAGCCTCAAGAAAGAGACGCATTATTGCAACTATGCAATAAAAATAATGTGGCAATTATAGCTGATGAAGTTTTTTATGATTATTGTCTAGAACCTTTTGATGGAAACTGTAGGTTAGCAGGTGAAGAATCTACGCTAGTTTTTGCTTTAGATGGATTCTCAAAGATGCTTGCAGCTCCGCATGCAAAAGTTGGATGGATTGAGGTTTCGGGACCTAGTCAAGACGTGCAGGATGCTATGAAACGCCTTGATGTTATTGCTGATGATTTTCTTCCAATTGGTGCAACTGTATCAGAAAGAATTCCGGAATTATTGCAATGTGCTAAAGAACAAACCGATCTTGTTCAAAACAGAGTTAGGTCTAATCTTAAAACACTTAGAAAAATGCTTGCAAACTACCCAAATTGTTGCGTTAGTGCATTGCGTGCAGAAGGCGGATGGAATATTCTTATCCGTGTTCCATCGTGTTTAGATGATGATGATTTAGCTCTAAGACTTATGCAAGATTATCATCTTGTATCTCAGCCTGGCTATTACTTCGATATGCCAAATAATGGATATTTGGCATTATCTTTGTTGCCAGAAGAAAAACAATTTGTGTATGGTGTTAAAGCGTTGCTAGATACTGTTCATACAATGCTGGAAGAATTAAATTAA